In Mercenaria mercenaria strain notata chromosome 13, MADL_Memer_1, whole genome shotgun sequence, a single window of DNA contains:
- the LOC123530295 gene encoding uncharacterized protein LOC123530295 isoform X3, whose translation MSCFGGRMQEYDRVSLDRFDGKNLQSTVYFLSHLHEDHTAGLGEKIFLKRLKSNKDIFLYCSEVTQVLLVASKKYHHLEPYIRGLSINTPTTVDIPDPLYEEKEKITVTLLPAFHCPGSVMFLIEGKEGTVLYTGDFRWEHFNIEQMHHLRSGESVKKIKSLYIDTTFCTPESLHIPSRQQCIEAVCQLVHEWTSISPKHVVNIYLRAQYGHEPLLNAVASKLNKKVHVNEHKVSVYNRIQEFHGKFTTEGINTQLHACNKDCMIDVDGESILCREAHDADKVLAILPTTMYFTQFQHLTLDKIVKKINSNFFRACYSFHSSYTEVKDLLSYLKPERVYPNVKPPTDTSLAVTQHRLNTMLKECLEKGAGEVVQSEEVKELGTLKTRSGRQVRKRKGTDSTSDADSLDFGTPVKSARYSLSCSMEADEPAITESSSTGKRKGRGRGRGKGKAETASQPAVGTRRSTRRSAATPTHEETTPKKSKKSERSPTPDLFLTPASDTSDQHSSFYGSERSDSELSLFSSQKSLDLAASGEAANSWTAGSFLAAVSSSCEDDAAAGRFCLSDDEEQTDEQFEDLSQFTDTEEEEEGLNLEQLGSVVPPDNVGVDDNTALTTETAKSKGITKSPVKRGKGGKKGTKKSTHGQADAACTESSVEQNIDDHKELDSDANTDSKIVVESDSDTVLRGTDKNPSLLDEVVTKDGEKAVLETINVVKGIDTDTKVALVGSIVESTAAQREGSPETDAEIDSCSANASDEQLKDDNVITYLGTPVKHSEESTSGSLETTAEKDVQAEKITTDVSGKGKIDNVTESSEDLHLHLSETTHDSEEDSNESNICSKDNKDNEVIIIDSDSLDEVDSGKQDTSIDATTKVSENDRNFGSVEIVSHINEGIPADAVMIVDSDSNEVANCDFNNVSNDKDDSNNISPEIEKKQDNTESETKMDVQVSKNPEQEKKVHSIEKSAEKIADIDPQTPEEYKTPSLVGVEQDISKSESRKSVPKSGTSQCIGEGEHIDREDGNQDTGCIKVIEENINEKDAAEGTVQTFSVESTNSIISSKEVLGKNDGITKPEDDLNESMLMKDDMDDDVIEIVDLTGDDMTGQKENQETMKPGKKTIKISLLTKTEPIRKVKKTVEENNFEKEEKEDTENNSESDIDDINEISSSPEWLSVRKVSEQKSRYSDKKTKMSKRDKSVKRDDPIGVLEDTLKESGSDENSSVKLSKKELDERAEVRRQALGFMCETDSESDTDESSDPGSPEAAMLYDDYVELSSDSDNEDGIGGKGKGGKAFGRKPKSSRRKGDFRNGSLNGNSGSTTQGWLNSRKHSDVTGPTDHDTVLDKISNIETSEDIHMAEVTDAEIQQGPQVNKVDETRMNLEQIDQSVVSDVTVLDQESPAQTVEGNDLMKENIEKKIDQAEHHTVQVQIVANEDTHGRLTEKTGIEVPPEPPFTCLDNIDLNTSQNTDNATSNQDSALQTVESSKLVETSNMKNGASGSVLDRTSSGAAKTADLSTSDSLDKEIPLHTEKENDLTEKNTVKDMEEVNQDNSSTHSVFESQEETKENTVQDTFMMETEEQLKTSNSTDQSEEVLSKDGASEKVTSVGPAEESEVDRTNVENEQEPTVLAEDKTTLEMEKNSDKREKSESNVFTSNKDSLQAGEKNDVTEKADTVTELPQLDQAENSKKNIQDSCTISSDVPVPDFASSQSKNGQEEEKILQSGIEEKTGTKKVTTEESSDKTDSKSNMEKSGQMEPSREMNKQLISNKKVTESTSDSATLESDKTKDGSKKSAKSKKVIDWRKLPPSNVSKVSNIINYTDEPAPPGTEDPPTLKQETNKISSVVSKSRPIKTFLHKVNVPATPPPSTPVQRPLYNLLVAGGTPTHIPPPGVGPPYNYQYSRSAPPPQIPNYPPPRWIQYPYGPPPSVPFPPPTAFTQPPPGLPFSPVIPPPVVSPPVTVVATAKSPMNPLMPPPVTVAPVSTIAKLPTSSWMPPFTTMAPIVQRANTTVYKTQGPVAAVTQSTKRTLSVTPTTDTSTTDSTRTVTINAPKSKKLASWQQKKADIFERGPSCIAKKDVKPKININIGKTPSQQRKHDALTLTPPISEGQSQNQEDYVDNLSRLSQQGFKQRQESTDLATIKANIAALTGLHVADTAKTAPDVPPNFDENQSKGEDLPALVEQLKRLEEVQALLEAANTKQSSYGNNRKETIDVPKETFRYDHPQHADYSDREDYYDRRGARRDRLSRDDEFESEHRRRSYEYEGRERDNSGRYRSRDYADYEGRERSYVDYDRRDREYVDYEKRERMRDYERLDRDYLEYRERRDVTYERRNTDYVDYERGDRNYLEYERREREFERRYREEEDYKHWLEERRRKESYRDERRLSPSRYPGYDDRSYEDPYYDRMPPPRPRDPEYEKWLERGRQTENYSMNRRDSYERYDHPTPGPWSHPAYEDRQPRFPVEQPKPSVDWNRYDSNDIERQEYGTDMTTPQEVLPETRTVQRPTYTESVRNTNLDPFKKKPIMARVLSRSGQLLSVQSEWKTSQQPQTVTTPDVQEQNTDLPVFLTEVSVA comes from the exons ATGAGTTGCTTTGGAGGTCGTATGCAGGAGTATGACAGGGTTTCCCTGGATCGATTTGATGGAAAGAATCTGCAGTCAACTGTCTACTTTCTTTCACACTTACATGAAG ATCATACTGCTGGACTTGGGGAAAAGATTTTTCTCAAAAGACTGAAATCAAA CAAGGACATTTTCCTTTACTGTTCTGAAGTTACACAAGTACTTTTGGTAGCCAGTAAAAAATACCATCATCTTGAACCTTACATC AGAGGTTTGAGCATCAATACCCCAACTACTGTAGACATTCCAGATCCACTCTATGAAGAG aaagaaaaaatcACTGTGACATTGCTGCCTGCATTCCACTGCCCAGGAAGTGTAAT GTTTTTGATAGAAGGTAAGGAAGGGACAGTGTTGTATACAGGAGATTTTAGATGGGAACACTTCAATATTGAACAGATGCATCATCTTAGGTCAGGAGAAAG tgTGAAGAAGATAAAAAGTCTATATATAGATACAACATTCTGTACGCCGGAGAGTCTTCATATACCAAGCCGTCAGCAGTGTATAGAAGCGGTATGTCAACTAGTGCATGAGTGGACTTCCATAAGTCcaaaacatgttgtaaatatcTATCTACGAGCACAGTATGGACATGAACCCTTGCTGAATGCTGTTGCTTCAAAACTAAATAAGAAG GTTCATGTGAATGAACATAAAGTCTCAGTATATAACAGAATACAGGAATTCCATGGCAAATTCACTACAGAGGGGATCAACACGCAGCTTCATGCCTGTAATAAAGAT TGCATGATTGATGTAGATGGAGAGAGTATACTATGTCGTGAGGCACATGATGCTGACAAGGTTCTGGCTATACTTCCTACAACCATGTACTTCACACAGTTCCAGCATCTCACCCTAGATAAGATAGTTAAAAAAATTAACAG CAATTTTTTCCGAGCGTGCTATTCCTTCCATTCTTCATACACGGAGGTGAAAGATCTGTTATCATACCTGAAACCTGAAAGAGTGTATCCCAATGTGAAACCACCTACCGACACTTCACTAGCTGTG ACTCAGCACCGTTTGAACACAATGTTGAAAGAATGCCTGGAAAAAGGAGCAGGGGAGGTAGTTCAATCAGAAGAAGTGAAGGAACTAGGTACcttgaaaactaggtcaggacGGCAGGTCAGAAAGAGAAAAGGGACAG ACTCTACCAGTGATGCTGATAGCCTAGATTTTGGTACCCCAGTGAAGAGTGCAAGATACAGTTTGTCTTGTTCCATGGAAGCGGATGAACCAGCCATTACAGAATCCTCTTCAACTGGAAAGAGAAAAGGGCGTGGCAGAGGAAGGGGTAAGGGTAAAGCAGAGACGGCCTCTCAACCTGCAGTCGGAACAAGGCGCAGTACAAGAAGATCAGCAGCCACACCTACACATGAAGAA ACAACACCTAAAAAGTCCAAGAAGTCTGAAAGATCGCCGACTCCAGATCTGTTCCTGACCCCAGCTAGCGACACCAGTGACCAGCACTCGTCATTCTATGGCAGTGAGCGAAGTGATAGTGAACTCAGTCTTTTCTCGAGTCAGAAAAGTCTGGATCTTGCAGCCAG TGGTGAAGCTGCAAACAGTTGGACAGCTGGCAGTTTTCTTGCTGCAGTCAGTTCTAGCTGTGAGGATGATGCTGCTGCTGGTCGTTTCTGTCTGAGTGACGATGAAGAACAGACAGACGAACAGTTTGAAGATCTCAGTCAGTTCACAGATACTGAAGAGGAAGAGGAAGGCCTTAACCTTGAACAATTG GGTTCAGTAGTTCCGCCAGACAATGTAGGTGTAGATGATAACACTGCTTTAACAACAGAAACAGCCAAGTCAAAGGGAATCACAAAAAGTCCAGTGAAAAGGGGAAAAGGAGGGAAAAAAGGCACAAAAAAGTCAACCCATGGCCAGGCAGATGCTGCTTGCACAGAGTCCAGTGTAGAACAAAATATCGATGATCATAAGGAGCTTGATAGTGATGCAAATACTGACTCAAAAATAGTTGTAGAATCAGATTCAGATACAGTTTTAAGAGGTACAGATAAAAATCCTTCGCTGCTTGATGAAGTAGTAACAAAAGATGGGGAGAAGGCAGTGTTAGAAACTATTAATGTTGTAAAAGGAATAGACACCGACACAAAAGTAGCCTTAGTTGGGAGCATCGTTGAAAGCACAGCAGCTCAAAGAGAAGGTTCACCTGAAACTGATGCAGAAATAGACTCCTGCTCTGCAAATGCTTCAGATGAACAACTAAAAGATGACAATGTGATTACATATTTAGGAACTCCGGTGAAACATTCGGAGGAATCTACTTCAGGCTCTCTTGAAACAACTGCTGAAAAAGATGTTCAAGCTGAAAAGATCACTACTGATGTTAGTGGTAAGGGAAAAATTGACAATGTTACAGAGTCAAGTGAGGATTTACACTTGCATCTTTCAGAAACAACACATGACAGTGAGGAGGACAGTAATGAAAGTAACATATGCAGTAAAGATAATAAAGATAATGAAGTTATAATAATTGATAGTGATTCACTTGATGAAGTAGATAGCGGTAAACAAGATACCAGTATTGATGCTACTACTAAAGTCAGTGAAAATGATAGAAATTTTGGAAGTGTTGAAATAGTCAGTCATATAAATGAAGGTATTCCTGCAGATGCAGTTATGATTGTAGACAGTGACTCAAATGAAGTTGCAAATTGTGATTTTAATAATGTCAGTAATGATAAAGATGACAGTAACAATATTAGTCCAGAAATAGAAAAGAAGCAGGACAATACTGAAAGTGAAACTAAGATGGATGTTCAAGTTTCTAAGAATCCAGAACAAGAGAAAAAGGTTCACAGTATAGAGAAAAGTGCTGAGAAAATTGCTGACATTGATCCACAAACACCAGAAGAGTACAAAACTCCTAGTCTTGTCGGAGTGGAGCAGGATATTTCCAAATCGG agtccAGAAAAAGTGTTCCAAAATCAGGAACTTCACAGTGTATAGGTGAAGGAGAACATATAGACAGAGAAGATGGTAACCAGGATACAGGCTGTATAAAAGTGATAGAagaaaacataaatgaaaaagaTGCAGCTGAAGGAACTGTACAGACATTCAGTGTGGAATCAACAAACTCTATAATTAGTAGCAAAGAAGTACTAGGCAAGAATGATGGCATAACAAAACCAGAGGATGATTTAAATGAAAGCATGCTTATGAAGGATGATATGGATGATGATGTCATTGAAATAGTCGATCTTACTGGTGATGATATGACTGGTCAAAAGGAAAACCAAGAAACTATGAAGCCAGGGAAGAAAACCATTAAAATATCCTTGTTAACAAAAACAGAACCTATAAGAAAAGTTAAGAAAACAGTGGAAGAAAATAACTTTGAAAAGGAGGAAAAAGAAGACACTGAAAATAACAGTGAGTCTGATATAGATGATATCAATGAAATAAGTAGCTCACCGGAATGGCTGTCTGTTAGAAAAGTGAGTGAACAAAAAAGTAGATATagtgataaaaaaacaaaaatgagcaAGAGagataaatctgtaaaaagagatGATCCTATTGGAGTATTAGAAGATACATTAAAGGAAAGTGGATCAGATGAAAACAGTTctgtaaaattaagtaaaaaagaaTTAGATGAAAGGGCTGAAGTGAGAAGGCAAGCACTAGGCTTTATGTGCGAGACTGACAGTGAATCTGATACTGATGAATCATCTGATCCTGGTAGTCCGGAAGCAGCTATGCTGTATGATGATTATGTAGAACTGAGTAGTGATTCGGACAATGAAGATGGGATTGGTGGTAAAGGTAAAGGAGGAAAGGCTTTTGGTAGGAAGCCTAAAAGCTCCAGAAGAAAAGGTGACTTTAGAAATGGATCTCTTAATGGTAATTCTGGAAGCACTACACAAGGATGGCTGAACTCAAGAAAGCATTCCGATGTAACAGGGCCAACAGATCATGATACTGTTCTTGACAAAATTTCTAATATAGAAACAAGTGAAGATATTCATATGGCAGAGGTGACTGATGCTGAAATTCAACAAGGACCCCAAGTTAACAAAGTGGATGAAACTAGAATGAATCTTGAACAGATTGATCAGTCTGTGGTTTCAGATGTTACTGTTCTAGACCAGGAAAGTCCTGCGCAAACTGTAGAAGGAAATGATCTAATGAAAGAGAACATTGAAAAGAAAATTGATCAAGCAGAACACCATACAGTTCAGGTTCAGATTGTTGCTAATGAAGATACTCATGGAAGATTGACAGAAAAGACTGGTATTGAAGTTCCACCAGAACCACCATTCACATGTCTCGATAACATCGATTTAAACACAAGCCAAAATACAGACAATGCTACTTCTAACCAGGATAGTGCCTTACAAACAGTTGAAAGTAGTAAGTTAGTGGAAACCAGTAATATGAAAAATGGAGCGTCAGGATCAGTTTTAGATAGAACTTCATCAGGTGCAGCAAAGACTGCTGATCTTTCTACAAGTGATTCTCTAGACAAAGAAATTCCTCTtcatactgaaaaagaaaatgaccTGACAGAAAAGAACACTGTCAAAGATATGGAGGAAGTCAATCAAGATAACTCTTCTACACATTCTGTTTTTGAATCTCAAGAGGAGACAAAGGAAAACACTGTTCAAGACACATTTATGATGGAAACGGAAGAACAATTAAAAACAAGCAATAGTACTGATCAGTCTGAAGAAGTTCTAAGCAAGGATGGTGCCTCTGAAAAAGTTACCTCAGTAGGACCTGCTGAAGAAAGTGAGGTAGACAGAACAAATGTAGAGAATGAGCAGGAACCAACAGTTTTGGCAGAAGATAAAACTACATTAGAAATGGAAAAGAATTCTGATAAAAGAGAGAAGTCTGAAAGCAATGTTTTTACCTCAAACAAAGATAGTTTACAGGCTGGGGAAAAGAATGATGTAACAGAAAAAGCAGACACAGTTACAGAATTACCCCAGTTGGATCAAGCTGAAAACAGTAAGAAGAACATTCAAGATTCTTGTACAATAAGTTCAGATGTTCCTGTGCCAGATTTTGCTTCTAGCCAGTCAAAGAATGGTCAGGAAGAGGAGAAAATATTACAAAGTGGCATAGAGGAAAAAACTGGAACTAAGAAAGTTACAACAGAAGAAAGTTCTGACAAAACTGACAGTAAATCTAATATGGAAAAATCTGGTCAAATGGAGCCAAGTAGAGAAATGAATAAACAACTCATCTCAAATAAAAAGGTTACTGAATCTACATCAGATTCTGCCACCTTGGAATCAGATAAGACAAAAGATGGAAGTAAGAAGTCAGCAAAAAGtaaaaaagttattgactggagaAAACTGCCACCATCCAATGTTAGCAAAgtttcaaacataataaattaCACTGACGAGCCTGCCCCCCCTGGAACAGAGGACCCACCAACTCTTAAGCAAGAAACTAATAAGATATCTTCAGTTGTTTCCAAAAGTAGACCTATTAAAACATTTCTGCACAAAGTCAATGTACCAGCTACACCACCACCATCAACACCTGTACAAAGACCACTATATAATCTGTTGGTTGCTGGGGGAACACCAACACATATACCGCCTCCAGGAGTAGGTCCACCGTACAATTACCAGTACTCAAGATCAGCTCCACCTCCACAAATTCCCAACTATCCACCTCCTCGCTGGATTCAGTATCCTTATGGACCTCCTCCAAGTGTCCCATTTCCTCCTCCAACTGCCTTTACGCAACCTCCACCTGGTTTGCCATTCTCACCAGTTATTCCTCCCCCTGTAGTGAGCCCACCTGTAACAGTTGTTGCAACAGCAAAGTCGCCAATGAATCCTTTGATGCCACCACCAGTCACAGTAGCACCAGTCTCTACAATAGCGAAGTTGCCAACAAGTTCATGGATGCCACCATTTACAACAATGGCACCAATAGTACAAAGGGCAAATACCACAGTGTATAAAACACAAGGTCCTGTAGCAGCTGTGACACAGTCTACAAAACGTACATTGTCAGTCACTCCAACAACAGACACTTCAACAACAGATTCAACAAGGACTGTGACTATAAATGCTCCAAAATCTAAGAAACTTGCATCATGGCAACAAAAGAAGGCAGATATATTTGAAAGAGGGCCATCATGTATAGCAAAGAAGGATGTTAAACCAAAGATTAATATAAACATTGGAAAAACTCCATCACAGCAGAGGAAGCATGATGCACTGACATTGACACCACCTATTTCTGAGGGACAGTCTCAGAATCAAGAGGATTATGTAGATAACTTATCTAGGCTGTCACAGCAAGGGTTTAAGCAAAGACAAGAAAGCACAGATTTAGCAACTATCAAAGCCAATATAGCAGCTTTGACTGGACTTCATGTTGCAGATACTGCAAAAACTGCTCCTGATGTTCCTCCAAATTTTGACGAGAATCAGTCTAAAGGTGAAGACTTACCAGCTCTTGTTGAGCAATTGAAAAGATTGGAAGAAGTGCAGGCTTTATTAGAAGCAGCGAATACAAAACAGTCTTCATATGGAAATAACAGGAAAGAGACTATTGATGTTCCTAAAGAGACATTCCGTTATGATCATCCACAACATGCAGACTATAGTGATAGAGAAGACTATTATGATAGAAGAGGAGCTCGAAGAGACAGATTATCAAGAGACGATGAATTTGAAAGTGAACACAGGCGTAGAAGTTACGAGTATGAAGGAAGAGAAAGAGATAACAGTGGGAGATATAGATCAAGAGACTATGCAGATTATGAAGGAAGAGAGAGAAGTTATGTTGATTATGATAGAAGGGATAGAGAATATGTAGATTATGAAAAAAGGGAAAGAATGAGAGACTACGAAAGACTGGATAGGGACTACTTAGAGTATAGAGAAAGGAGAGATGTGACCTATGAAAGGAGGAATACAGACTATGTAGATTATGAAAGAGGAGACCGAAATTATTTAGAATATGAAAGAAGAGAAAGAGAATTTGAAAGGCGATATAGAGAAGAGGAAGATTACAAGCACTGGCTGGAAGAGAGAAGAAGAAAGGAATCTTACAGAGATGAAAGAAGATTATCTCCATCTAGATATCCTGGTTATGATGACCGAAGTTACGAGGACCCATATTATGACAGAATGCCACCACCTAGACCTAGGGATCCAGAATATGAGAAATGGCTTGAAAGGGGAAGACAAACAGAAAACTACAGCATGAATAGACGTGATTCTTACGAAAGGTATGATCACCCTACACCAGGACCATGGTCCCACCCAGCATATGAAGATAGGCAGCCAAGATTTCCAGTTGAGCAACCAAAACCCAGTGTGGACTGGAATAGGTATGACAGTAATGATATAGAAAGACAAGAGTATGGCACAGACATGACTACTCCACAAGAAGTGTTACCAGAAACAAGAACAGTGCAAAGACCAACATATACAGAATCTGTTAGAAACACTAATTTGGACCCATTCAAGAAAAAGCCAATCATGGCACGTGTATTGTCCCGCTCAGGTCAGCTTCTTTCTGTTCAGTCAGAATGGAAGACAAGTCAGCAACCACAGACAGTTACAACACCAGATGTGCAGGAACAAAATACTGATCTCCCAGTGTTTCTCACAG aggTTTCTGTGGCTTAG